A genome region from Geobacter pickeringii includes the following:
- a CDS encoding 3-deoxy-D-manno-octulosonic acid transferase, with amino-acid sequence MVALVYDILFALLMPLIVPFHLYRALKRGRSLADFGERFGFIRQEKRKLLAGKKSIWVHAVSVGETIAAKPLLRELRKRFPHHAIVLSNGTETGRRIAAGLSDVDLAIYFPFDCRLAVGRSLCAIAPSLVVIVETEIWPAFLRAARRRGIPVILANGRISDRSFGRYRKLSWFFRPLLSGMAALCMQSVEDARRIVAIGAPSDTVHATGNLKYDLPAAAVAPADKYALRSRFGIPADSLVFVAGSTHPGEEELLLNAFVSSLQCHPTSVMVLVPRHPERAGEVAELVRARGFKPVLRSRLAEAPATLPSDALLVVDTVGELMTFYRLADVVFVGGSLVPNGGHNLLEPASCGVPLLFGPHTENFREITSLVLQYGAGERAANGEELRGRLQLLFDDAGRRRQLGEGGLALMAACGGGTERHLDVISRILGHEG; translated from the coding sequence ATGGTAGCGCTCGTGTACGACATACTGTTTGCCCTGCTCATGCCGCTCATCGTGCCGTTCCATCTCTACCGGGCGCTGAAGCGGGGGCGGAGCCTCGCGGACTTCGGCGAGCGGTTCGGTTTCATCCGTCAGGAGAAACGGAAGCTTCTCGCCGGGAAAAAGAGCATCTGGGTTCATGCTGTTTCTGTCGGTGAGACGATAGCGGCAAAGCCGCTTCTGCGGGAGCTTCGGAAACGCTTCCCCCACCACGCCATCGTCCTTTCCAACGGCACGGAAACGGGACGGCGCATTGCGGCGGGACTTTCCGATGTAGACCTCGCCATCTATTTCCCCTTCGACTGCCGTCTCGCGGTGGGCCGGTCACTGTGTGCCATTGCTCCCTCCCTCGTCGTCATCGTCGAAACCGAGATCTGGCCGGCGTTCCTGAGGGCCGCCCGTCGCCGCGGCATTCCGGTGATTCTGGCAAACGGCCGGATTTCCGATCGCTCCTTCGGGCGGTATCGGAAGCTCTCCTGGTTCTTCCGGCCACTCCTCTCGGGGATGGCCGCCCTCTGCATGCAGAGCGTGGAGGATGCCCGCCGGATCGTCGCCATCGGGGCGCCCTCCGATACGGTTCACGCCACCGGGAACCTGAAGTACGATCTGCCGGCTGCAGCCGTTGCACCGGCCGACAAATACGCGTTGAGGTCCCGTTTCGGCATTCCTGCCGATTCCCTCGTCTTTGTGGCGGGGAGCACCCATCCCGGCGAGGAGGAACTGCTCCTCAACGCCTTTGTTTCCTCCCTCCAGTGCCACCCGACTTCCGTCATGGTGCTTGTCCCCCGCCACCCCGAGCGGGCAGGGGAGGTGGCGGAACTGGTCCGGGCCCGGGGCTTCAAGCCGGTGCTCCGTTCCCGACTGGCCGAGGCGCCGGCGACACTCCCTTCCGATGCGCTCCTCGTGGTCGATACGGTCGGCGAACTGATGACGTTTTACCGTCTGGCGGATGTGGTGTTTGTCGGCGGAAGTCTCGTTCCCAACGGTGGCCACAACCTGCTGGAACCAGCATCGTGCGGCGTTCCGCTGCTCTTCGGTCCCCATACTGAAAATTTCCGCGAGATCACCTCCCTCGTACTCCAGTACGGTGCCGGCGAACGTGCGGCCAATGGTGAGGAGTTGAGGGGGCGGCTCCAGCTCCTGTTCGACGACGCCGGGCGCCGCCGGCAGCTCGGAGAGGGGGGGCTCGCTCTCATGGCGGCGTGTGGCGGGGGGACGGAGCGGCACCTCGACGTTATTTCCCGCATCCTGGGACACGAGGGGTGA